Sequence from the Candoia aspera isolate rCanAsp1 chromosome 7, rCanAsp1.hap2, whole genome shotgun sequence genome:
TCTCTTGGCTGAGAGAAAATGGAACCAATGCAGGAAGCCGAGGTGGCCTCGCACTGGGGCTCACAGAAGAGGCTGCGCCTTGGTTCAGACCTTTGGCTCCAACTGCAGTCTTCAAAAGTGGAAAAAGCTTCCCACACAAATGTTCACTGGGCACCGGGCTGTTCACTGAGATCATATGTTGACACTCTGCTTCCCAGAGGAGTCAACATTTCCAGAGGCAGAGCATTACCCAGCTGCACTTCCCGTTCAGAGGATCTTAGGCGACTTACTGGCATTTTGTAATGCTTGGCTTGTTTACAGAAATGCAGCAAGCGCCAGAGCAGAGTCACAAACTTCACCTTCTCCCTTCCGGTGTCCTCCGCATTGTCACCCCTTGGCTGCTGGGATCCCTGGCAGGCAGGCGCCCGCCTTGGAGGCTGCCAGGACAGGGAATGTTGACGCGAGCCCTCTCAGGTGGCACTGACTCACCTGCCCTCCAGGCACAACAGGGGAGGATACTGAGCGCGCCCTGGGTCCAAGCCGGACCTCAAGCCAGCTGAGTTGACCGATTCCCCAGAGCAACACGTCACCTCTTGTTTCCCACCCTGGGACGGCTTTGGTGGAGGTTGCCAGAGGCTCTTCAGGACCGCCGGCCCGCTCCAAGCCAATCTAATAATAGTGCTTGACCAAGCCATAAGCTTTCTGGGATTGATGAGACTTGTGGTCCCACGTATTCAGAGGACGCCAGGCTAGAGATGTCTATTCCAAAGGATTCAAAAAGGCACGAGGGTTCGCATTCTAGCTGGCAGAATCCTCCTACAGGGAAGTGGGACCCCCATGGAACACAGCTGTCAAGCTCAATTTACACGTGCTTCAGCCTCAGCCCAAGTTAACCCATCACACATGCTCTGTTCACAGAACCTGCGTTAACTGAAGAACCTGTGTGGCTTGATGCAATGCCCTGGTTTACACAACCGGCTGaaacaatggctgggtttctCCAATACGCTGCACTGCAAACTACCTGGCCcaccttgttttgtttgttcgtttaattTGTCTCCACCcgtctcctcccattgggggactagTCTAGAATAGAAGTCTCTATCGTAGATACATTAAAACGagttttccccccaccccacccgagACATGTCTGGGAATCTGGGCTGGGGAGTGAATGGGAACAGTAGCGTTCAACCGGGACTGTTCACTGGGAGCAGACCTGTTACAGTGCTCCCCAGGTGAATTTAACAGAGCCAAGCTGGCAACCCACAGGCTGATTTTGCACGGTCCTCTGTAACATGGGATAGAAGAACTTCTGAACCTGAAGGCTGAAATAGCACACTGCCCCTTTAGCGGGATTAGGTCTCCAAGCCCCTGATGCAAGAGAGATCCTGTGATCCAGAAATGGGGCAAACGAGCTTTGGAGGACCGGGGGCAGAGTTTCCCAAGCAGGGAAGATCTTCCAAACTTGGAACCACAAGCAGGACAATACCGTGGGCCATCCCCAGGAGCCCAGTAACCGTGGCAGCACGCGGACAAGTTCGGAAAGTGGCAAATATGTGGGGCTGGAGAGCCAACACGGGTGCCCTGCTGCCTGTGGAAGGGAAGGATGGCTCTGGCTCCAGAGAACTTTCAGCCAAGCCCTTTTGGAAAATCAGTCAAGAAGGAACCTGAAGCACAGCCAGTAAATGGCTCTTCTCATAATCCCCATTTTGCCTTTGGCTCCATCTGCCTGAGGCAGGGCCCTGGCCAGAAAAAACCATGGAAGTAGATCTTGCAAgacagaagcaaaaagaaaagccagTTCATTGACACTTTAgattggtgtttctcaaacttggcaattttaagatgggtggactccaactcccagaattcccccagccagccttttcCAATGACCAGATAAAGCATTGTGGAAACCGCATCTTGTGCAACTCAGTCAGACCAACATCAATaactctttagagcagtgtttcttgacctcggccacttgaagatgggtggacttcaaatcccagaattccccagccagccacactggctggggagttctgggagttgaagtccacccatcatcAAGtggctgaggtcgagaaacactgctctagatgatgAACCAGCCAATGTGATGGTTTAAACTAGTTAAAGTGCCTGGGCTTGGAAGAAAGGGGGGCTGATAAGGAAGGGGAAGGGTGGACTTGGTAGGTCACAGCCAAGGCAAGAGAGACCCACCCCAGAACACCAGCCCAGGAGACTCCCGAGAGCCACAATTCTGAGAAAGCCATTTATTAAAAGAGGCTGAATAAACAGTGGGTGGGAACTCCATACCTGGAGCCACCTCCTCCTCGCAGCAGCCCCCTTCCACATTTTCCACCATGCAGAGAACGTTGTGGGGACGTTCTCTGTAGGCTAAGGACCAAGCGTGGAGGAAGGGCCACAAGGACCCTCGGGCCTGGTCCCTCCACACACCCACCCCTTGTGGCAAGGACGGGTAGGCCCTCACACAGCATGAGGCTGCCCAGATGCATTTCTGTAGGCTAGGACCAAGCGCAGAGGAAGGGCCACAAGGGCCCAGCAGGAGACTGCCTCACCTTCTCCCTTCCTCCAGACCCCCTTCAGAGGCACTGGCAGCGTTGGGGGATGATTCCGGCGGCCCTGGCTGCAGACGTCCTGGGCCAGCAGGGACCCCAGCACCTCGGGCCCCAGGAGGCTGGCTCTTCTTCCTGCCTGTCTGCCCCCTGGGCCCAAATGCACTTTCTGTGTCACACCTGTCCATGCAGTGCCAAGGAAACTGCCCCAGGCATGGCCTCCTCCCTCTCGCCAAGGGCAGCGCTCCATGTCCAAGCAGCAAGAGACAGAAGGGGTGGCCCTGCCCAAGCTGGGGGGCTCCATTCCCTGGGACAGGGAAGACTCAGTTCTCAAACCACTTGCTCCTTTTGACTTGCAGGGTGGTCTTGCCACTGCCGAGGATCTTCTGCTTGTACCGCTCCACCAGCTGCTCGAAATGAGCCTCTGCCTGGCCGCGCCCACCCTGCTGCTTCTTTGGGGACACCTGGAGGAGGACCCAGAGTCAGGTTGCGAAGGCCAGAGGGGGAGGCAGCTGTGAAGGTAGTGGCGGGCACGCCTCTGCAGGGGAGGGGACTCGGCCACTCACCTGATGGGGAGCTCTGCGAGCCTTCTGCTCTTTTGGCTTGGCCTTCTTCTTTGGGGGAGCCCCCTGCGCTTTGCCCTTATCGCGATTCCTGCCAGGAGAAACACCCCCTCAGTCCAGAGAGCAGCACCAATGGCTTTTCCGCCCTGTGAGCTCCTCCCCCACTGGCAGAGTGGGGTTGACCAAAGGCTGAAGGGAGtgtgcagcatctcttccctctcccATAGCAGGGACCCCAGAAGCCCCCTCAACCTGCTGTTTACCTGATCTTGGGTCCCCAGTGAGAGGGAAGGGCCAGGACCCTGCGCCGCTTCTTGCCATCTGGCAGCTCCACCGCCGCCTCCTCCGTGTGTGTCTGGAAGCCGGACCAGGAGGGGGCTCCTTTGGTGGCCTGGAGGCTTGGCGGGTGCCCGGGCCGCTTTCTCTTCTGCCCCCTGGGCTCTGATAGAGCCTGAGGGCCACCAGGGGCCCCAGCCCTTCCTTTGGCCCTCAGGGCCTTCTTCAGCCCCCTTGGTGGCTTCTGAGGAGCCCCTCGCTGGCCAGTGCCGGGCGACGGCCCCTGATCTGCTGGACCAGCAGTCGCTCGCTTCTGCCTCAGCTTTTGCTGCGCAAAGGGAGAAACCATCACCCGGCGGTGAGCAGAAGCCACTGGCCCAACAGAGCACCCGTCTCCCGCCGCAGGGGAGGGGCAGGCGGACATGCGGAGTCCTGGCACCAGTGCCCCAGCTGGGAGGCGCTGCCTGTACTGGCCGGCTTCTGTAACGGCCAATCCGTTTCAGGCTCACCTTGCCATCCAGAGTCAGACTCTCGCACCTCGGGCAGTGGCACTGGAGCCTCTCTGCTTCTCCAGCGGCTTGGGACGCCAGTGCCGAGGGACTCCAGCCAGCTCCGCGTTTTTCAGGGGCTCCCACCCACAAGACCCCCCTGCACACTTCAAGAAGTCTGCCGGGAGCCAGCGTACACTCCCCCTCTCCTGGagcagagagggagggactgaGGGGAGGCTGTTTCAGCTCTGCAGCCACAGAAGGGGACCAGCCAGATGCCCTACCAGGCTGCGCTCAGCTCGCCGCTCCTTCAGCTTCAGTTTCCGCCCATCCTCCAGGGAGAATTCCACAATAGGCCGCTGGGAAGAAAAACAACCCCATCTTGCCACCCTCTTCAAAGCAGCCACCAAGGAGCACCCAGATCTCTGCCCTTCTGGGCTCAAGGGGCGGCCTTCCTCTGGCGCCCAGCCTAGATCCTTCCATGGGGTGGCCAGAAATCCACAGGACCAGAAACTGCCAACTCTGCTTTGCTTCTGCCCCCCAATGATGCATCCTGTCTTGAGATCCCCAGGTAGACCTGGGAACCTCGAAGATGAGGGGCAGGTGGTCTCTCACAGATCAAGGAGATCCTGGGGTGGCTGCCAGACCAGGCAAGAAAGAGCCCCGTGGTGGTGCTGCCGCTGGGTCTTGGGAGAACTTGCGCTCAGCCCATGATCTCCCTTGACAGGACTGGAACGAGGCTCACCTTTTGGTCCCCAAAGAACTGGGGGCTGTTGTTGACCTGGCGCAGGGCAAGCAGGGCGTGTGCATGCTCCTGGAACTCCACGAAGGCGTACCCCAGGGACTGGCCCTGCCCCTTCAGCTCCCGCATCACCCGGCACTGTGGGGAGAGGAGGGGCGGCAGTCAGGCACCTGCTGGAGACTAACTGGGTCTGCCCAGAGGCCAAGGGCTGGTTCTAGACCTGGCTCAAAGGTTCATCCTGGGACTCAGCTCAGCACGCAAAGCAGGGGCTTCACCACAATGGGATTTGCCAGGCACTGGGAAGGACGAAGGGAAGCCCTGTTATTCTGCCatggacatttattttattattcaaattttgttaccgcccatttcccccaaaagagggactcattAGGCTTCTTGGTCTGCCTCGGGTCTCACACGCCACCAGCCACAAGGGGCCTTGGAGTTGCTGCAAGAGCACCAGCCCAGGACAGCACTGGAATCCAAGGAACCACAGGCTCTTTCCAAGAACAGCCCCTCCCCAACACATCCCCCCCACCTCCTGGTTCCTACACAGAGCGAGCCCCATCTCTCCTCCCAGTCCTGCCGAGACCTCCCACCCTCTTCTTGCCCTACAGCAGAGGCCCTCCGGcaagaggaggaaaggagatACATCGGCCTCTGCATTTGGAGAGTCAACTGCCTTCCTTCCCTCCGGTGAAGCCCCATTTCTTGGGCTCCAGAGGCAGCACTGAATTTTCCAAGAGGAAAAGGGCACCTGAGTCATCCCCGGCCACAGAGAGGGCAGAGGGCAAAGGCAGCAGAACGGTGTGCTTGCAAGCCGAGCTCCTTGCAGAGACCAGGCAACTCACCTCCTTGATTCTCGCACCAGGCTGGCCACCAACTGCCTGCAGCATTATTGTCCGAAGGGCAGCATCATCAACGCTCTTGGGCAGGTTATGGACACAGAGTCTTGTCTGGGACACAAAGATATTCTGGTCCTTCAGCTTCTGCCGCTTCAACTCCTCGaactgaaagggggggggggctgccatcaaagctctgcctgcagGCCAAGCACACGGCCTGCGCAACCCATCTGATGCATGCCAACCAGCCCTAATATGAAATTAGGCATTCTTTAGTCTACTCTCTATGGGTGCTCTTCTGTTATCTTCTCTCTGAATCTTGCTACATTCTAAGCATCTCCTTCCATTGCTAGCTAATCAGGAAAGGGGAGCAAACAAAATTAAACCATCAATGGGCACCCTTTGCAGCTGATGACTGGACACCAGCTGAAGGGAACATGCACCCATCGTGACTGCAAGGCCCATCCTTGCAAACAAGGCTTTCTCTCCTTGACTCATCAAAACGCGAAGGAACAAACGGTGAAATTGGCCGTGAGACTCAGCGCCGCTCCCAGGATGCAGGTCTGCCTGCCGTAAAGGAGGGAAGCCTGGCAGAGGGAAAGCGGAGATGCTCCCATGAGGAGCTCGCGGCCTCTCCCTTTGCCGACTCGGGCACTGGGGGAGAAGGGCCCTCTGtcacttcctcttcctttgcGATATGCGCACTGTGTGCGAGTGGATGGACGTGTGcgggtgcttggaggctgtgctCTCATAAAGTAGTCAGAGCACAACTGAGCGTGCTTCGGCTTCATGGGGAGACTTTTGCCATCTATGCTCCGAAGTTGACCGGACAACCCTGTTTTATAACTGCTCCTTCAGGTAGTTTATAGTTCACCAGATTGTGTGAACCTAGAAAAAGGCTAATTCAGGAAGCAGGTTAACTGTGTTCTTTGAATCTAGAGAGTAGCTGGGTCTACACAACAAGCTGAAGCTAAAGGCTGGTCATCAAAACACAGTCGCTGCATTCACACAGTGGGCTTCTGTGCTCAAACAAACTGCTCCTGCGGCATCCAGGACTGGCTGGGCTTTCAAGCAGACGTCACCCACAAGCTTTCTGGCCATATTTGGGCACCAGCTTGTCCATATTTTGGTCACCCTGGAAAGGCACTTTCTTTCAGGCCCCCCAAGAACAGACTCCCTGCACGATCCTGGACAAGCTGGTGCCCAAATGTAGCCAGGAAGCTTGTGGGTGACGTCTGCAGAACCACAGAGCTGGGAAGGACCATGGAGGGCACCCAATTCCAGAGGCAGACAGCTCTCACCATCGGCAACTGCTCCAAGTTTGCACCTACCAATTCTGGTCCTGCCCCCAGGGTGGCAGAGAACAAGCCCACGCCCTCTCGACGACAGCCCTTCAGACGTCAAAGCATCAGACAGCATCAGCCGTCTAACCCAACCCACTGCCCAGTGGGGGTCCGCTGCAGCCTCTCGGACAGACCGCCATCCAGCCTTGTTCTGTAGTCCCCAGCCAAGGAGGACTCTCCATTTCACGGGGCAGCCACTTTCACTGGccagccactctcccagcctgaACTTCCCTCCTTGGGGCCAGAGAGGAGGTCCACTCCCACAGCAAATGGCCCCCTTCAGATATATGGGGCTGCTGCGCCCTCCAACTTCGCTCTTCCCTTCTGCAGTTCAACTGCTCCTCACTGGGCTGCTCCAGAGCCCTCCCACCCCGCTTCCAGCTCCTCGGTCCTTCAGCGAGGCTGGGCCCTGGGACGCCCCAACAGGCCGAGGGAAGGCCTTCCCCAGGCTGCCTGCCTTCGAGAGCCCCTTTGCACAGGAGCTGGTGGGAGGCACATTACCCTCAACAGCAAGGCCAGCTCCCACAGGGAGCTTTTGGAGGCCCCCAGCCAGCAGAGTGTCCAGCACGACCCAGCACCAGGCTTCCTCCCATGcgctgcagggaggctggaccagCGCCTCAACAGCAGCGGGGAGGCACAAATTGATAGTCCCCCCTCCCATCAGGCACAAGGGAGCACTCACCCGGGCCCTTTTCACCATGTCAGCAGCGCTCACACCCTCTGCGGCTCTTGTGCCGGGCCGGATCACTGCGGAGGGAAGGGGCAGGTGAGGCTGGCCAGAGAGGACGGGGCCACAAGAGCCTCAGCCAGTCTGGAGCCGGCCGGAGGGTCCAGGCTGCATCCCAGGAGGGCTCGGCTTTGCATTGGGCCTCTCCCCAGGCAGGGCTGGACTAGGGAGCCACGGAGACGAGGCAGGGTGGAGGAGCCAAGGGGACCACTCTGGGGCAGAGCCCACTCACAGCCTTCCCGGGCCAGGTAGAGGTTGCGGGTGCCACTCGGCTTCTGGGCCTTCGTGCTTTGCAGCTGCCGGGCTTCCTCGCGGCTGACGGCCAGGTCCACCCGGAGAAGGCGGCCGCCCAGGTGAAGCCCCCGGCCCTTGCGGGAAGAAGGACATGGTGAGTCAGCGGGAGGCGTCCTGCAGAGGGGCTCCCGTGAACCCGGTGGGCTCAGGGATGGCACCTGCCCCCTCCCCTCATCCCATGACACATCCCATTTCACCTCACTCTCATCCTGTGCCATCTGCAGACATTTCTGGGCAGCTCCCTGAGTGGCAAACTGGGCAAAGGCACAGCCTGGGGAGGGCAAGAGAGAGAGGTGGGTACTGGGGGAAGGAAGCCAGAAGGTGAAGCAGGGAAGCTTCTGAACTGCCACTGCAGGGAGCAAGGAAAGATCCGCTTTGTCCTTGTTTTTCCTCTCTACCTCCCCCATTCAGGACCGGGGAACAGAAGGAGTGCGGGGGACCTCCCCATGGCCAAGCGGAGGGTGCCCTGACTGCACTCCCGGGGAGGGGGTCCGCAAGCCCCACCCACCTTTGGAATGCTCCGTGTCGGGGTGCAACACGATCCGGACGTACTCCAGGTCTCCAAACTGCTCCAGCAGCTCCCTCAGCTCTTCCTCTTCAGCATCGAAAGACAAGTTCCTGGGCGCAAGCAGAGGACGGCTCCCTCACACACGTCCTGACACCCTGGCAGCAGGAGGGGGTGGCCGGGTTTGCCCGGCACTGTCCTCGCGCTGCTGCCAAGCGCAGCCAGGGGCCTGGGGCAGAAGGGCTCAGGGGCTCTCATCGGCAGAAACGACAAGGCCCCCTTCAGCTGGAATGCAGCAACCCTGGACCCCCAGGAGGGCGCAAAGCCCCGAGCCGAACCTCGGACCCACCTAATGAAGACAGTTCGGCCCTCTGCGACATCAGAGGGGCGCTGCTTCTGCTTCAGGGCAGGGTCACCTCCTAAAACGAGAGGGGAAAAGCAAGCACGGCCAGGGCTCTGCAGGCAACGTAAGTCCCAACGACCAAGTTACAGAGAGGCCACAGGAACAGGTTCTGAAACTTCTGGGGCACAGATATCAACCTTCCTTCTGGGACCCACCACGGTGGCCCAACTGTCCTCCAGCGCATCCTGGGCTGGACAAGTACCGAGGCTCGTAGGTGAGTCAGTTTTAGCAGGGTGGCACTTGGGTGAAGCAGAAGTCTGAAAAGCCATTAGAGGTGGTAACTataggtaatccttgacttacaatgacaattgggattggaatttccattgctaaccgatgaggtcataaagtgcaactgcaccacttagcgatggcaatccctgcagtctcagttgctgtcattaactgaatcccaagGTTGTTAGGCGAGGCAGCTTCCTACTAGCTTCCctcaaccaaagtcaatggggaagccggcaggaagttgcaagtccccagcaggcaggcaggcaggcaggcaggcagctgctgccaggtgggggacaGAGTGAGGGGGTGgatggggagggtgcacaagggtgtgtgCAACAGGTGTGCGGGTTGGGAGTGTTGCAGGGGTGTGGCACAGGCCAGGAAGCGTCTGtgggggtgcacaagaggtgtTGCGCAGGTTGGGGAGGGCACACAGGGGTGCGGTGCAGGTCGGGAATGGTGCGCGAGAGGTGCCACGTGGGTTGGGAAGGGCGTGTGGGGGGGGCGAGTGGGGGGGGGCGAGTGGCTGGCGCAAGCACAGAGGTGCTGGGGAGGATGTGCAAGTGGGGGAGATCtcccccagtgacttgcaaccttcctcgCTAGCTCCCCCATTGACCCTCTGGGGAAGCAGgccaggaaggttgcaaatggctagCATGTAAGTCGTAAGcgtgaacaggttgccaagtgccgagattacaatcacgtgactgcgggggcactacaacagccataactttggggactggtcataagtccctttgtgcagcaccatcataactttgaagtCGCTGAACAAacgatcgtaagtcaaggactacctgtaaatagaaCTCCCTGTTGTGGTGGAAGCAACTTGAAGGATACTCAGTTATTTCTTTGGCTTAATCCAGGCAGCCTCTTCTTATGCTCCTTCATGTATTAGCTGACATGTACAAACCCTCCACATCCACCCCTCCAAAGCATCTAaaccaacctcctcctcctcctccttcctcttcttcttcttctcctccttcctcttcctcaacATCATCCTCATCTTCCTCCTCTGAACTTGCAGCCTTGTCTGGCTCCCGCTCCTGCACAGTCGAGCTGACTTCTTGCTCCTCATCTTCGCTATCCGCAGCTGGAATTTGATGCTCAGAGTCCCTACGGGGAGGACCAAGCCGGCAGGAGAGATTAGCAAGAGAGCCTTTCTGGGAGGCTCTGGGTGACGAAACCTGGAAGTCTGCCTACTTTGGGCAAGAAGAGGAAGCTGGATACCTGTGTGGCTGCCTGCTACTCTTGAAAAGACAGCTCCAGCTGGTCACACTCACCCTTTTACCTGAAGCAAACCCGTTCCTTGTCAGCAGCAAAGCGTGGCCCCCCCAGGTTCCTTGTGGCTTACCTGCCGGGCCTTCCTGGCCCAGGAGATGCCAGTCTTCCTCCTCGTTCTTCACCCCCATCTGCCCCTTCCTGCTGGGCCTTCCTGATTTTCTTCTCTGCGAACGGACACACCACAAAGAACGTGAGGAAAAGATATTTGCCCCTTAAGCGAGGCTGCACTGCAACTGGCTTCTTCCAGGCAATTGGATGAACCAGGCCCTCACATCAGATCAGAATGGGGTTTATTTGGTCACAGTCACTCCACAGTTTGGCTGCAGAAGATCCATGGAAAGCCTTTTTACAGTAAAAACGCCAAGGGTAAAGGCTTTAAGGGCAGTACAGAAGCACCCACCACCCAGGCCCCCCGCACAGCCCAGAACAGCCACTCACCAGTAGGAACGCCTTCTGCCTGCGCGGCCTGGTATTTCTCCCGGGCCACAGCCCAATCCACAGCCACCGGACGCTCTGCAGGAGGGAAGGGCAACGCTGAGGCTGGCCTGAGGTGGGGCTAATGCAGACTGAGAGCCACCAAACTCAGTGATGCTTACGTAGGAGGAGAAGAGGGTCACCCAAAGCATCTCAGTGCTTGAAATCTCCTTGGCTGCTCTCCAAAAGCTGACACACCTTCAGCCACCTGAAGGGCTGCTCAACTTAACTGTCAAAGCCAACCCACAACAGGTGAGAAGTGCCATTACAGTGGAGGAAATAAATCGAATATGCAAAATGGAGACTGCAGCCTTTCCCCCTTCTGTCTCTTGGACATGACCGGGGTCAAACCCAGCTTcttctttgcctaatcccatcagacccacaCTGGCCTTCCCTGCCCCAAACAAAGCCCCCTGCCGTTCCATCGAggccaaagaatagaagcctcctcaccacctcacagcacagcccaagggcagccttAACAGGGAAACTGCAGCTTAGAGAAACCCCAAAATTCTCTCCTCAGGTAGGGACGTGTGCCCAATTTTGCCTAACAACAGAACCTGCCCCAGATGCAGGGACAAGGGCCTGCCCGGCTTCCCCATCAGGTTCCTCGGATTTCCCACCTTgcagccc
This genomic interval carries:
- the RBM28 gene encoding RNA-binding protein 28; protein product: MAPPGQRACPAGVAAAAAGGAGGGRTVLVRGLPPSARAADLEREFGQAGPVRRAVAVTAPGGEACRGLGFVIFSLPEDARRALREIRTFGGRPVSLALARPKRRRTDGRSSDAPPEAPQQAQRPPKARGPSKKARLIVRNLSFKCTEDDLKSVFAPFGTVLEATLPRKPDGKLRGFAFVQFRNVLEAGKALKGMNMKEIKERPVAVDWAVAREKYQAAQAEGVPTEKKIRKAQQEGADGGEERGGRLASPGPGRPGRDSEHQIPAADSEDEEQEVSSTVQEREPDKAASSEEEDEDDVEEEEGGEEEEEEGGGGGGGDPALKQKQRPSDVAEGRTVFIRNLSFDAEEEELRELLEQFGDLEYVRIVLHPDTEHSKGCAFAQFATQGAAQKCLQMAQDESEGRGLHLGGRLLRVDLAVSREEARQLQSTKAQKPSGTRNLYLAREGLIRPGTRAAEGVSAADMVKRARFEELKRQKLKDQNIFVSQTRLCVHNLPKSVDDAALRTIMLQAVGGQPGARIKECRVMRELKGQGQSLGYAFVEFQEHAHALLALRQVNNSPQFFGDQKRPIVEFSLEDGRKLKLKERRAERSLQKLRQKRATAGPADQGPSPGTGQRGAPQKPPRGLKKALRAKGRAGAPGGPQALSEPRGQKRKRPGHPPSLQATKGAPSWSGFQTHTEEAAVELPDGKKRRRVLALPSHWGPKIRNRDKGKAQGAPPKKKAKPKEQKARRAPHQVSPKKQQGGRGQAEAHFEQLVERYKQKILGSGKTTLQVKRSKWFEN